The Desmonostoc muscorum LEGE 12446 genome includes a region encoding these proteins:
- a CDS encoding non-ribosomal peptide synthetase — protein sequence MFEQCIHQLFESQVARTPQAIAVEYGHEQLTYQELNIKANQLAHHLQKLGVRAETLVGICVDRSLEMIVGLLGILKAGGAYVPLDPAYPTERLQFMVEDAQISILVTQEKWSSLISDYSGQVICLDSHQDEIFNDSNAYGGQSQHNLINTVKPNNLAYVIYTSGSTGKPKGVMVEHHSLVNFIQMALALPAVGIAQYKISECDRILQFASMSFDVAAEEIYSCLSCGATLVLRTEEMMSSVASFVQQSQNWQITIWDLPTAYWHLIVNELATGKITLPQSLRLVIIGGERVLPEKVKMWLKCVGNFPELINAYGPTEATIAAISCCLSNYTKLENTEVPIGKPMGENIQVYVLDQNLQQVPTQVTGEIHIGGAGLARGYLNRPELTAEKFIQNPFGDFGLGNTSENLELPEIDLENKFNNPKSKIQNSKLYKTGDLGRYLPDGNLEFVGRIDEQVKFNGFRIELGEIESVLNQHCEVSQSVVIIREDSPGNKRLVAYIVPHQKTAIAPTTFESFLKKKLPSYMVPSIFVFLDALPLTPNDKIDRQALPVPNLQKTFVAPRNSQEEALAEIWRQIFGLEQIGIDDNFFQLGGHSLIATQILSRIRDVFQVELSFKQLFENPTIDDLIKVIFHQQQIKQTFPIAKIQPIPRGGYLPVSFAQERVYFIEQLAPSMSAYQFQESLRFQGYLNISILEESLGEILHRHEIFRTTFPAVEGKLVQLIHPPQPVKLEVIDLQNFAKSEQEAEVERLTEVEIHKPFNISELPLIRWTLLKLSDHEHVLVHVEHHMVHDGWSFNLFLRELLALYQAFSEGKPSPLAEPSLQFADFAHWQRQWVLTEEAQAQLDYWKQKLSGSPPLLELPGVSPRPVEQTYQGGMRRMELPLHVCEALRNMGRQEGVTLFMSMFTVFVTMLYRYTGQEDLCVGSGVANRRWRETEGLIGMIVNNIVLRTNVSGNPTFRELLAQVRQVTLEGYANEDLPFDKVVEALKPERNLSYNPLFQVMFSFHDALLPELRLPGLSIKQHEALNNKSAKFDLDIVVIPRSEQRVGRNSQHEAQGIETEGITLVWEYNSDLFDAATIDRMMGQYQTLVEGIVANPDLRISQYPLLTPEQQQQLLVEWNATKTTYPQGKCIHQLVEAQVDKTPDAVAVIFGGQKLTYRQLNEQANQLAHYLKTLGVKADTLVGICIERSLEMIVGLLGILKAGGAYVPLDSAYPAERLSEIVNDAQVPILVTMQQWATVSAEHSLEIVCLDTQRELIANQSRENPDSEVADSNLAYVIYTSGSTGKPKGVLIEHHSLVNFSQAALAQYKMTVGDCILQFASISFDAAAEEIYPCLTCGGTLVLRTEEMLQSVSAFVQQSKDWELTVWDLPTAYWHLLVSELASGNLLLPESLRLVIIGGERVLPEKVAIWHQLVGNYPQLINSYGPTEATVVATLSDLSENALNHSEVPIGKPINNVQVYVLDKYLQPVPIGVPGELHIGGVGVARGYLNRPELTLEKFILNPFTDFGLPILDFGLGNTGENLESSQPLELENQSNNPKSKIQNPKLYKTGDLVRYLPDGNLEYLGRIDSQVKIRGFRIELGEIETVLNQHPQVAQAVVIAREDIPGNQRLVAYVVGNQIQIDDIRQFLKQKLPPYMVPSAFILLDRLPMTPNGKVDYRALPAPDTSQRNSEVEFVLPRTFAEEKLAAIWAEVLRRSNVSIHDNFFELGGDSIISIQMISRANQVGLHLTPKQLFQHQTIAELATVVGTTSQIKANQGLVTGSVPLTPIQHWFFQQNLPDADYFNQSAMLVIPSGTKPELLKQAVQELLWHHDALRSCFARLPLGESQFIRESIPPQQIHHPPQETVPFTIVDLSELSPQAQQTAMQTKDAQLQASLNLSSGEIVQVALFNLGINQPNQLLFVIHHLAVDGISWRILLEDLATAYQQLNRAEAIKLPAKTTSFQEWANRLQEYSKSEIIAKEIDYWLSPFQGDIAPLPIDYPSGIKDNTLTSTHSFTLFLNEDETRALLQDVPSAYNTQINDILLTALVQSFSQWTGQKSLIVDLEGHGREDLFEDVDLSRTVGWFTTLFPVELKVSSVHDLPATLKLVKEQLRRLPKHGIGYGILRYLHPNPAVKNKFQSLAPAEVSFNYLGQFDQVLSASGMLGTVKEWKSEHSKRGNRNHLLAISGLIHSGKLEIDFAYSDKIHKIDTIERLAFGFMEALRTLITHCQSKESQDYTPSDFSAAKINQQQLDKFIAKINKNKTKS from the coding sequence ATGTTTGAACAATGTATTCATCAGTTATTTGAAAGCCAGGTTGCGCGAACTCCACAAGCAATAGCTGTGGAATATGGCCACGAACAACTGACATACCAAGAATTAAATATTAAAGCTAATCAACTCGCTCATCATTTGCAAAAATTAGGGGTAAGGGCAGAGACCCTGGTAGGAATTTGCGTCGATCGCTCCTTAGAAATGATTGTGGGTTTGTTGGGAATTCTCAAAGCCGGGGGAGCATACGTACCGCTAGATCCCGCCTATCCTACTGAACGATTGCAGTTCATGGTAGAAGATGCTCAAATCTCTATTTTGGTAACGCAAGAAAAATGGTCTAGTTTAATATCTGATTATTCAGGGCAGGTAATTTGTTTAGATAGTCACCAGGACGAGATATTTAACGACAGCAATGCCTACGGCGGGCAAAGCCAACACAATCTCATTAACACAGTCAAACCGAATAATCTAGCTTACGTCATCTACACATCAGGTTCAACTGGAAAACCCAAAGGAGTGATGGTTGAACATCATTCATTGGTGAATTTTATTCAGATGGCGTTGGCTTTGCCGGCCGTAGGCATCGCCCAATACAAAATCTCTGAGTGCGACCGGATTCTTCAGTTCGCCTCCATGAGTTTTGATGTAGCCGCAGAAGAAATATATTCCTGCTTAAGTTGTGGTGCAACTCTAGTGTTACGAACTGAAGAAATGATGAGTTCTGTAGCATCATTTGTACAACAATCTCAAAATTGGCAAATAACTATATGGGATTTACCCACAGCTTACTGGCATTTAATAGTCAATGAATTAGCCACTGGTAAAATAACATTGCCCCAATCATTGCGCTTGGTAATTATTGGCGGAGAAAGGGTACTACCAGAAAAAGTGAAAATGTGGCTCAAATGTGTAGGAAATTTCCCTGAATTGATCAATGCCTACGGCCCCACCGAAGCCACCATTGCAGCTATAAGTTGCTGCTTATCAAATTACACCAAACTAGAAAATACAGAAGTACCTATTGGTAAACCAATGGGGGAAAATATTCAAGTTTATGTGTTGGATCAAAACCTGCAACAAGTTCCAACCCAAGTAACAGGAGAAATACACATCGGAGGTGCTGGACTTGCACGCGGCTATCTCAATCGCCCAGAATTAACAGCAGAAAAATTTATTCAAAATCCCTTTGGCGATTTTGGATTAGGAAACACTAGCGAAAATTTAGAACTACCTGAAATTGATTTAGAAAACAAATTTAATAATCCAAAATCCAAAATTCAAAATTCAAAATTATATAAAACTGGTGATTTAGGAAGATATTTACCAGACGGTAACTTAGAATTTGTAGGACGCATTGACGAGCAGGTAAAATTTAATGGCTTCCGAATTGAATTAGGAGAAATTGAGTCTGTTCTCAATCAACATTGCGAAGTATCTCAAAGCGTAGTCATTATTCGTGAAGATTCCCCTGGAAACAAACGTTTAGTAGCTTATATTGTCCCCCATCAAAAAACGGCGATTGCCCCCACAACTTTTGAAAGCTTCCTGAAAAAAAAGCTACCGAGTTACATGGTGCCAAGCATCTTTGTTTTCTTAGATGCTTTACCCCTCACCCCCAATGACAAAATCGATCGCCAAGCACTTCCTGTTCCTAATCTGCAAAAAACTTTTGTCGCTCCCCGGAATTCACAAGAAGAAGCCCTAGCAGAAATCTGGCGTCAAATTTTTGGATTAGAACAGATTGGTATTGATGATAATTTTTTCCAGTTGGGTGGTCATTCTCTAATCGCCACACAAATTTTGTCTCGCATACGAGATGTTTTTCAAGTTGAACTATCCTTTAAACAACTGTTTGAAAATCCAACTATTGATGACTTAATTAAAGTCATTTTCCACCAACAGCAAATCAAACAGACATTCCCCATAGCTAAAATTCAGCCGATTCCACGAGGGGGTTACTTACCCGTTTCCTTTGCCCAAGAGCGGGTATATTTCATTGAGCAATTAGCACCCTCCATGAGCGCTTACCAATTCCAAGAGAGTTTGCGCTTTCAAGGATATTTGAATATATCTATACTGGAAGAAAGTCTGGGCGAAATTTTGCATCGTCATGAGATTTTTCGCACTACCTTTCCAGCCGTAGAAGGAAAGTTAGTACAATTAATTCATCCTCCTCAACCAGTAAAATTAGAAGTAATTGACCTGCAAAATTTTGCCAAATCTGAACAGGAAGCCGAAGTCGAAAGATTAACAGAGGTGGAAATTCACAAACCTTTTAATATTAGTGAGTTACCCTTAATTCGGTGGACGTTATTAAAATTAAGTGACCACGAACATGTATTAGTTCATGTTGAACATCACATGGTTCATGACGGTTGGTCATTTAATTTATTTTTGCGAGAATTATTAGCACTATATCAAGCCTTTTCTGAAGGTAAACCCTCTCCCCTAGCTGAACCATCACTTCAGTTTGCAGATTTTGCCCATTGGCAAAGACAGTGGGTGTTAACAGAGGAAGCACAAGCCCAGCTAGATTATTGGAAACAAAAATTATCTGGTAGTCCGCCTTTACTGGAATTACCTGGCGTTAGCCCGCGCCCAGTAGAACAAACTTACCAAGGCGGAATGCGGAGAATGGAACTTCCTCTTCATGTCTGCGAAGCCCTAAGAAATATGGGTCGTCAAGAAGGCGTAACCTTATTTATGAGTATGTTTACAGTTTTCGTAACCATGCTCTACCGCTACACCGGACAAGAAGATCTTTGCGTGGGTTCTGGAGTCGCTAACCGTCGTTGGCGAGAGACAGAAGGGTTAATTGGCATGATTGTCAATAACATTGTTCTCCGCACAAATGTTTCCGGAAACCCCACCTTTCGAGAACTTCTGGCTCAAGTGCGTCAAGTCACCCTGGAAGGTTATGCTAACGAAGACTTACCCTTTGATAAGGTGGTAGAGGCACTCAAACCAGAGAGGAATCTCAGCTATAATCCGCTGTTTCAGGTGATGTTTAGCTTCCATGATGCGCTGTTACCCGAATTGCGTTTACCAGGGTTGAGTATTAAACAGCATGAGGCACTCAACAATAAATCAGCCAAATTCGATCTTGATATTGTCGTTATTCCCCGTTCTGAACAACGAGTAGGGCGTAATTCCCAACATGAAGCCCAGGGAATCGAAACAGAGGGCATAACCCTTGTTTGGGAATATAACAGCGATTTATTTGATGCCGCCACCATCGATCGCATGATGGGACAATATCAAACATTGGTAGAAGGAATTGTAGCTAACCCCGATTTACGAATTTCCCAATACCCGCTGTTAACACCAGAACAACAGCAGCAATTATTAGTTGAGTGGAACGCAACAAAAACAACTTATCCCCAAGGGAAATGTATTCATCAGTTAGTTGAAGCACAGGTAGACAAAACTCCTGATGCAGTAGCAGTCATATTTGGGGGGCAAAAACTCACCTATCGGCAATTAAATGAACAAGCTAACCAACTCGCTCATTACCTAAAAACCTTGGGAGTAAAAGCTGATACATTAGTAGGAATTTGCATTGAGCGCTCCTTAGAAATGATAGTGGGACTATTAGGAATTCTCAAAGCGGGGGGTGCTTATGTTCCCCTAGATTCCGCCTATCCAGCCGAACGATTGAGCGAAATAGTAAATGATGCTCAAGTGCCGATTCTGGTAACGATGCAGCAATGGGCAACTGTATCAGCTGAACATTCTTTGGAAATAGTTTGTTTAGATACTCAAAGAGAATTGATTGCCAACCAGAGTAGAGAAAATCCTGACTCTGAAGTAGCAGACAGTAACTTAGCCTATGTTATCTATACATCAGGCTCCACAGGCAAGCCCAAAGGGGTGCTGATTGAACATCATTCATTGGTGAATTTTAGCCAAGCAGCATTGGCTCAATATAAAATGACAGTTGGCGATTGCATTCTCCAATTTGCCTCAATTAGTTTTGATGCCGCCGCCGAAGAAATCTATCCGTGTTTAACTTGTGGTGGCACATTAGTGCTGCGAACCGAAGAAATGTTGCAGTCTGTGTCAGCATTTGTGCAGCAGTCAAAAGATTGGGAATTAACAGTATGGGATTTACCTACAGCTTATTGGCATTTGTTAGTCAGTGAATTAGCCAGTGGCAATTTATTATTACCTGAATCATTAAGACTGGTAATTATTGGTGGAGAACGAGTGCTACCGGAAAAAGTTGCAATCTGGCATCAATTGGTGGGCAATTATCCACAGTTGATTAATAGTTATGGCCCGACTGAAGCCACTGTTGTTGCTACATTATCTGATTTGTCAGAAAATGCCCTCAATCATTCAGAAGTCCCCATTGGTAAACCTATCAATAATGTTCAGGTATATGTGTTAGATAAATACTTGCAACCTGTTCCCATCGGAGTACCAGGGGAACTGCATATTGGTGGTGTGGGTGTGGCACGGGGTTACTTGAACCGTCCAGAATTAACATTAGAAAAATTTATCCTCAATCCCTTTACCGATTTTGGATTGCCGATTTTAGATTTTGGATTAGGAAATACTGGTGAAAATTTAGAATCTTCCCAACCTCTTGAATTAGAAAATCAATCCAATAATCCAAAATCCAAAATCCAAAATCCAAAATTATATAAGACTGGCGATTTAGTCCGTTATCTACCTGATGGCAATTTGGAATACTTGGGGCGAATTGATTCTCAAGTGAAGATTCGCGGTTTTCGCATTGAACTTGGCGAAATTGAAACAGTTTTAAATCAACATCCCCAGGTAGCTCAAGCTGTTGTTATTGCCCGTGAAGACATTCCTGGCAATCAACGTCTCGTCGCCTACGTGGTTGGAAATCAAATCCAAATTGATGATATCCGCCAATTCCTCAAACAGAAGTTACCACCCTACATGGTTCCTTCTGCCTTTATCTTATTGGATCGTCTACCGATGACTCCCAATGGGAAAGTAGACTATCGTGCTTTACCTGCCCCAGATACTTCCCAGAGAAATTCAGAGGTTGAGTTTGTTCTTCCTCGGACTTTTGCAGAAGAAAAATTAGCTGCAATTTGGGCTGAAGTTTTGAGACGCTCAAATGTCAGCATTCACGACAATTTCTTTGAGTTGGGTGGCGATTCAATTATCAGCATTCAGATGATTTCTAGAGCCAATCAAGTCGGATTACATCTGACTCCCAAACAACTTTTTCAACATCAAACAATTGCAGAGTTAGCCACCGTTGTTGGTACAACCAGTCAAATCAAAGCCAATCAAGGATTAGTCACAGGTTCAGTACCGCTAACGCCTATCCAGCATTGGTTTTTCCAGCAAAATTTACCTGATGCTGACTACTTTAATCAGTCAGCAATGCTTGTGATTCCATCGGGGACAAAACCGGAGTTATTAAAACAAGCCGTGCAAGAATTATTATGGCATCATGATGCGTTGCGATCGTGCTTTGCACGTCTCCCCTTGGGAGAATCGCAGTTCATCCGAGAAAGCATTCCTCCGCAACAAATTCATCATCCGCCCCAAGAAACAGTACCTTTCACCATTGTTGATTTATCGGAACTTTCTCCCCAAGCACAACAAACTGCGATGCAGACAAAAGATGCCCAACTTCAAGCCAGCCTGAATTTATCATCAGGAGAAATTGTCCAAGTCGCCTTGTTCAACCTGGGGATAAATCAACCAAATCAACTACTATTTGTTATCCATCACCTAGCCGTAGATGGTATCTCATGGCGAATTTTACTCGAAGACTTGGCAACAGCTTATCAGCAGCTAAATCGTGCTGAAGCAATCAAATTGCCTGCTAAAACTACTTCTTTTCAAGAATGGGCAAATCGGTTACAAGAATACAGTAAATCAGAAATTATTGCCAAAGAAATTGATTATTGGCTATCTCCGTTTCAGGGCGATATTGCTCCTTTGCCGATAGATTATCCATCAGGTATAAAAGATAATACCTTAACCTCAACTCATTCTTTTACCCTGTTTTTAAATGAGGATGAAACCCGCGCTTTGTTGCAAGATGTCCCCTCTGCTTACAACACACAAATTAACGATATTTTGCTGACTGCTTTAGTACAAAGTTTCAGTCAATGGACAGGGCAAAAATCCTTAATTGTTGATTTAGAGGGACATGGAAGAGAAGACTTATTTGAAGATGTAGATTTGTCGCGTACTGTAGGCTGGTTTACTACTTTATTCCCTGTGGAATTAAAAGTGAGTTCTGTTCACGATTTACCAGCAACTTTAAAATTAGTTAAAGAACAACTGCGCCGCCTTCCTAAACACGGTATCGGTTATGGGATCTTGCGATATTTACATCCAAATCCAGCAGTTAAAAATAAATTCCAGAGTTTAGCGCCAGCAGAAGTCAGTTTTAATTATTTAGGTCAATTTGACCAAGTTTTGTCTGCATCTGGAATGTTGGGAACTGTAAAAGAGTGGAAATCAGAGCATAGTAAGCGCGGAAATCGTAATCATTTATTGGCAATCAGTGGATTAATTCACTCAGGAAAGCTAGAAATAGACTTTGCTTACAGTGACAAAATTCACAAAATAGATACCATCGAAAGATTGGCTTTTGGATTCATGGAGGCATTAAGAACTCTGATTACTCACTGTCAATCAAAAGAGTCCCAAGACTATACTCCTTCTGACTTTTCTGCTGCCAAAATTAATCAACAACAACTGGATAAATTCATCGCTAAAATTAACAAAAATAAAACCAAATCGTGA